In a genomic window of Gossypium arboreum isolate Shixiya-1 chromosome 7, ASM2569848v2, whole genome shotgun sequence:
- the LOC108485684 gene encoding uncharacterized protein LOC108485684, producing the protein MRNQRGEMENSYDSIGSKSKDVSLKDLSIRLAEFAQVRGWDEYHSPRNLLLALVGEVGELSEIFQWKGEVGKGLPNWSADEKEHLEDELSDVLLYLVRLADVCGLDLGQAALTKIIKNARKYPVVVMNQKSKSTYN; encoded by the exons ATGAGAAATCAGAGAGGTGAAATGGAGAATTCTTATGATAGCATTGGTAGTAAATCAAAGGATGTTTCGCTTAAAGACCTTAGCATCAGGCTTGCAGAGTTTGCACAAGTTAGAGGATGGGATGAATATCATAGTCCAAGGAATCTCTTATTAGCACTA GTGGGAGAAGTTGGAGAGCTGTCAGAGATATTCCAATGGAAAGGGGAAGTTGGGAAAGGACTGCCTAACTGGAGTGCTGATGAGAAAGAACACTTAGAAGATGAGCTTTCCGATGTTTTGCTTTATCTTGTTCGTTTAGCTGATGTTTGTGGGCTTGATCTTGGCCAAGCCGCTTTAACTAAGATAATCAAGAATGCTCGCAAATACCCAGTTGTTGTGATGAATCAAAAATCAAAATCTACTTACAACTAA
- the LOC108486598 gene encoding 40S ribosomal protein S2-2-like, which translates to MAERGGGERGAFRRGFGGGRSDRGPRGRRRGRKDEEEKWVPVTKLGRLVKSGKITSLEQIYLHSLPIKEYQIIDQLVGPSLKDEVMKITPVQKQTRAGQRTRFKAFVVVGDGNGHVGLGVKCSKEVATAIRGAIILAKLSVIPVRRGYWGNKIGKPHTVPCKVTGKCGSVTVRMVPAPRGAGIVAARVPKKVLQFAGIEDVFTSSRGSTKTLGNFVKATFECLLKTYGFLTPDFWKETRFTRSPFQEYTDLLGKPSKTLVLEDVERVDV; encoded by the exons ATGGCAGAAAGAGGCGGCGGCGAACGCGGTGCTTTCAGGCGTGGCTTCGGCGGCGGGAGATCCGATCGTGGGCCAAGAGGTCGGCGCCGTGGCCGCAAGGATGAGGAGGAGAAATGGGTTCCTGTTACAAAACTTGGCCGTTTGGTCAAATCGGGAAAAATCACATCCCTCGAACAAATCTACCTCCACTCCCTCCCCATCAAGGAGTACCAAATCATCGACCAACTCGTTGGCCCTTCACTCAAAGACGAGGTGATGAAGATCACTCCCGTCCAGAAACAAACACGCGCCGGTCAGCGCACTCGTTTCAAGGCATTCGTTGTCGTCGGTGACGGAAACGGGCACGTTGGGTTGGGGGTGAAGTGCAGCAAAGAAGTAGCGACGGCAATAAGAGGGGCGATAATATTGGCCAAGTTGTCGGTGATACCAGTAAGGAGAGGCTACTGGGGGAATAAGATCGGGAAGCCTCATACAGTGCCGTGTAAGGTTACCGGAAAATGTGGTTCGGTCACTGTTAGGATGGTGCCAGCTCCTAGAGGTGCGGGGATTGTGGCTGCTAGGGTGCCCAAGAAGGTGCTTCAGTTTGCTGGGATTGAAGATGTTTTCACTTCTTCAAGGGGTTCCACCAAGACTCTTGGTAACTTTGTCAAG GCCACCTTCGAGTGTCTTCTGAAAACTTATGGTTTCTTGACTCCTGATTTCTGGAAAGAGACTCGATTCACAAGATCTCCTTTCCAAGAGTATACTGATCTGTTGGGAAAGCCATCAAAGACGCTCGTACTCGAGGATGTCGAGAGAGTGGATGTATGA